In the Dehalococcoidia bacterium genome, one interval contains:
- the era gene encoding GTPase Era: MEGHQQPQGRPFKAGIVAIVGRPNVGKSTLLNQLVHLKVSIVSPKPQTTRENIRAILTGDGFQMVLLDTPGYLAQPAHLLDQQMVRMVRGALLEAHLVVMMAEPRPPGDIEMRLIELMRVDQRPAILALNKTDTLRNKAELLPVMDEYSRLYPFLEIVPISALRADGLDLLLELMVKHLPEGEPMFPPDKVVERSVRAMVADIVREEVYTLYRQEVPYAVAVAIDELRQADPQHGGKDYIRAIIFVEREGQKGILIGKGGRALKEVGTRARQQIEFLLGRPVFLELWVKVRPGWRKDPHFLRWLQEANS, translated from the coding sequence ATGGAAGGTCATCAGCAGCCCCAGGGGAGGCCCTTTAAGGCTGGGATAGTAGCCATCGTAGGTAGGCCCAACGTAGGCAAGTCCACCCTGTTGAATCAGCTAGTGCATTTAAAAGTCTCCATCGTGAGCCCCAAACCCCAGACCACCCGCGAGAACATCAGGGCCATCCTCACAGGCGATGGCTTCCAGATGGTCCTGCTGGACACCCCTGGGTACTTGGCCCAGCCTGCTCACCTGCTGGACCAGCAGATGGTGCGCATGGTTCGCGGCGCCCTCCTGGAGGCCCATCTAGTGGTGATGATGGCCGAGCCCCGTCCTCCTGGCGATATCGAGATGCGTCTTATAGAGCTCATGCGCGTGGACCAGCGGCCGGCCATCCTGGCCCTCAACAAGACGGACACTCTACGCAACAAGGCAGAGCTGCTCCCGGTGATGGACGAGTACAGCCGTCTTTATCCCTTCCTCGAGATAGTGCCCATAAGCGCCCTGAGGGCCGATGGCCTAGACCTCCTCTTGGAGCTGATGGTCAAACACCTGCCGGAGGGGGAGCCCATGTTCCCACCGGACAAGGTGGTGGAGCGAAGCGTCCGCGCCATGGTGGCCGACATCGTCCGAGAGGAAGTGTACACGCTGTACCGGCAGGAGGTGCCCTATGCGGTGGCTGTAGCCATCGACGAGCTGCGGCAGGCGGACCCTCAGCACGGGGGCAAGGATTACATCCGCGCCATCATCTTCGTGGAAAGGGAAGGGCAGAAGGGGATCCTTATCGGAAAGGGCGGGCGGGCCCTTAAGGAGGTGGGCACGAGGGCCCGTCAGCAGATAGAGTTTCTGTTAGGTCGCCCCGTCTTCCTGGAGCTGTGGGTGAAGGTCCGCCCAGGCTGGCGAAAGGATCCCCACTTCCTCAGGTGGCTGCAGGAGGC
- a CDS encoding DUF2851 family protein yields MPASSPWWPRGPASVTARRARTQRGARKVGTGGEELLIHLWQEEAPAASRLVANDGTSLRVLFPGLRGRGRGPDFRHALIATPRVMLHGDVEASLRASDFRRHGHHRDPAYDGVVLHVVAWDDEGQGTLLRCGRSVPVLAMDTGRRWAEGWALPCHSAVKRLGAEEVTRALERLGDVRLVGKMARWLLEVRAHGPEEALYRALAEAMGYAHNRGPFLALAERLPWRELRPALLAAPSHLRASTALGQLVGAAMAPPPLPWREEGVRPANRPQARLGALAHLLARWAEKGLAQGLLGALEEGMAPLLRALQGPGLGRHRALEVALNAVIPIALAMGLQGERTLAVAARTVYAHLPRPGAYAPVRHLEGALAGHLPLRARHQQGLLYLYTRYCTRGGCGRCPLS; encoded by the coding sequence CTGCCCGCCTCCTCACCCTGGTGGCCGAGAGGGCCGGCTTCCGTTACAGCCAGGAGGGCGAGGACGCAGCGGGGAGCCCGTAAGGTCGGGACAGGCGGGGAGGAGCTCCTGATCCATCTGTGGCAGGAGGAGGCCCCGGCCGCCTCGCGTCTGGTGGCCAACGATGGCACCAGCCTGCGCGTCCTCTTCCCAGGGCTGCGGGGCAGGGGAAGGGGGCCTGACTTTCGCCATGCCCTCATCGCCACCCCCAGGGTGATGCTGCATGGGGACGTGGAGGCCTCCCTGCGGGCCAGCGATTTCCGCCGCCACGGCCATCACCGCGACCCGGCCTACGATGGAGTGGTACTGCATGTAGTGGCATGGGACGATGAGGGGCAGGGGACACTCCTGCGGTGTGGACGGTCGGTGCCTGTGCTGGCCATGGACACTGGGAGACGGTGGGCAGAGGGATGGGCCCTGCCATGCCACTCGGCAGTGAAAAGGCTAGGGGCAGAGGAGGTGACCCGCGCCCTGGAGCGCCTAGGCGACGTACGCCTTGTGGGGAAGATGGCGCGCTGGCTGCTGGAGGTGCGCGCCCATGGGCCGGAGGAGGCCCTCTACCGAGCCTTGGCGGAGGCCATGGGATATGCCCACAACCGAGGCCCCTTCTTAGCGTTGGCGGAGAGGCTTCCTTGGCGGGAGCTACGGCCCGCCCTCCTCGCGGCGCCGTCCCATCTGCGGGCGTCCACTGCTTTAGGCCAGTTAGTAGGAGCGGCCATGGCTCCTCCGCCCCTGCCATGGCGAGAAGAGGGTGTGAGGCCAGCCAATAGGCCCCAGGCCCGCCTCGGCGCCCTGGCCCACCTCCTGGCGCGATGGGCGGAGAAGGGGCTGGCCCAGGGCCTACTGGGCGCCCTGGAGGAAGGGATGGCACCGCTGCTAAGGGCCTTGCAGGGGCCGGGGCTAGGGCGCCACCGCGCCCTAGAGGTGGCCCTCAACGCCGTAATACCCATCGCCCTGGCCATGGGGCTGCAAGGGGAGCGGACGCTGGCGGTGGCGGCGAGGACGGTGTATGCTCACCTGCCTCGGCCTGGGGCCTATGCTCCTGTGCGCCACCTGGAGGGGGCGTTGGCTGGGCACCTGCCCCTGAGGGCTAGACACCAGCAGGGCCTTCTTTACCTCTACACACGCTACTGCACCCGTGGCGGCTGTGGTCGCTGCCCCCTATCGTAG
- a CDS encoding helix-turn-helix domain-containing protein has protein sequence MGKGRPVWDAQRVRALRRHLGLSQAQLAQDLGVRQQTISEWERGRYRPRGASARLLTLVAERAGFRYSQEGEDAAGSP, from the coding sequence ATGGGCAAGGGGAGACCCGTCTGGGACGCCCAACGGGTGCGGGCCTTGCGCCGCCATCTGGGCCTAAGCCAGGCCCAGTTGGCCCAGGACCTGGGCGTCCGCCAGCAGACCATCAGCGAATGGGAGAGGGGGCGCTACCGGCCGCGGGGCGCGTCTGCCCGCCTCCTCACCCTGGTGGCCGAGAGGGCCGGCTTCCGTTACAGCCAGGAGGGCGAGGACGCAGCGGGGAGCCCGTAA
- a CDS encoding PIG-L deacetylase family protein: protein MVSEEQERRRALVIAAHPDDAEFGCAGTVALWSRQGWEFYYLICTDGSKGSNDPHMSAESLVVTRRQEQLEAAKVLGVREVFFLDYVDGEVTYCRELVRDLVRYIRLLRPQAVFSHDPNQIVSDRFINHPDHRFVGMAALDAVYPMARTRPAYPELLAEGLEPHRVQEVYLWTSSQPNWAVDITETFELKLKALLCHRSQLPDPEALTERLRARLQGEDGRYWERFRRIELVL from the coding sequence ATGGTCAGCGAGGAGCAAGAGCGGCGGCGGGCTTTGGTCATCGCTGCTCACCCTGACGATGCCGAGTTCGGATGTGCGGGCACCGTTGCCCTTTGGTCCCGCCAAGGGTGGGAGTTCTATTACCTCATCTGTACCGATGGGTCTAAGGGCTCCAACGACCCTCACATGTCGGCGGAGAGCCTGGTGGTTACCCGCCGCCAGGAGCAGCTGGAGGCAGCCAAGGTCCTGGGCGTTCGGGAGGTCTTCTTCTTGGACTACGTGGATGGGGAGGTCACCTACTGCCGTGAGCTGGTGCGGGACCTGGTGCGCTATATCCGCCTGCTGCGTCCTCAGGCGGTCTTCAGCCACGATCCCAACCAGATCGTGTCCGACCGCTTCATCAACCATCCTGACCACCGGTTCGTGGGGATGGCTGCCTTGGATGCTGTCTATCCCATGGCTCGCACCCGGCCTGCCTATCCTGAGCTGCTGGCCGAGGGGCTGGAGCCCCACCGGGTGCAGGAGGTCTACCTCTGGACCTCCTCCCAGCCCAACTGGGCAGTGGACATTACTGAGACCTTCGAGCTCAAGTTGAAGGCCCTCCTCTGCCATCGCAGCCAGCTGCCCGACCCAGAGGCCCTGACGGAGAGGCTACGGGCCCGTCTGCAAGGCGAGGACGGGCGCTACTGGGAGCGGTTCCGGCGCATCGAGCTAGTGCTTTGA